The proteins below come from a single Edaphobacter acidisoli genomic window:
- a CDS encoding glycoside hydrolase family 172 protein, translated as MKARLFVVALLAAGFAAMAVAQRPTDWPDVTQQQNYVLHRASSTDPTGANADFRRIEPGATLTALDVDGPGEVSHLWFTIASGEPYHLKRIVLRIYWDGEQSPSVETPIGDFFGLGLGEYYRWQSEMLSVGSDKSLNSFFPMPFRHHARITITNEGKQPVHSFYYNIDYRTYAHELPRDTLYFHAEYRQAQPNRGWTNKWTGNGDPLVNGKTNLDGKDNYVWMEAKGHGQYVGVTMSVLQNQDGWWGEGDDMFFVDDEKTPSIVGTGSEDYFLGAWGFSGGPFSYQLYGAPVVGGDVAGSRSSVYRFHLDSPIPFTKSFKATIEYGNANHRSDNFYSVAYWYQAEPHEAFPPLPPVEARLPALQDVGGPGNGAPAK; from the coding sequence ATGAAGGCGCGTCTTTTTGTTGTGGCTTTGCTTGCTGCGGGTTTTGCGGCGATGGCTGTGGCGCAGCGTCCGACGGACTGGCCAGATGTGACGCAGCAGCAGAACTACGTGCTGCATCGCGCATCGAGCACGGACCCGACGGGCGCGAATGCCGACTTTCGCCGGATTGAGCCGGGCGCGACGCTGACGGCGTTGGATGTGGATGGGCCCGGTGAGGTGTCGCACCTGTGGTTTACGATTGCGAGCGGTGAGCCCTATCACCTGAAGCGCATTGTGCTGCGCATCTACTGGGACGGCGAGCAGAGCCCGAGTGTCGAGACGCCGATTGGCGACTTCTTCGGACTAGGGTTGGGTGAGTATTATCGCTGGCAGTCGGAGATGCTTTCAGTGGGCAGCGACAAGAGCCTGAACTCGTTTTTCCCGATGCCGTTCCGGCATCATGCGCGCATCACGATTACGAATGAGGGCAAGCAGCCGGTTCACAGCTTCTACTACAACATCGACTATCGAACGTATGCGCACGAGTTGCCGCGCGATACGCTGTACTTTCATGCGGAGTACCGGCAGGCGCAGCCGAACCGCGGCTGGACGAACAAGTGGACGGGCAATGGCGATCCGCTGGTGAATGGGAAGACGAACCTGGATGGCAAGGACAACTACGTCTGGATGGAGGCGAAGGGACATGGGCAGTATGTGGGGGTGACCATGTCGGTGCTGCAGAACCAGGATGGATGGTGGGGCGAGGGCGACGACATGTTTTTTGTCGATGACGAGAAGACGCCGTCGATTGTTGGGACGGGGTCGGAGGATTACTTTCTGGGCGCGTGGGGATTTTCCGGGGGACCATTTTCGTATCAGCTTTATGGCGCTCCGGTAGTGGGTGGGGATGTGGCGGGGAGCAGGTCGAGTGTGTATCGCTTTCATCTTGACTCGCCGATTCCGTTTACGAAGTCGTTCAAGGCGACGATTGAGTATGGCAATGCGAATCATCGCTCGGACAACTTCTATTCGGTAGCGTACTGGTATCAGGCTGAGCCGCACGAGGCGTTTCCTCCGCTGCCTCCGGTGGAAGCGCGGCTGCCTGCGTTGCAGGATGTCGGGGGGCCGGGGAACGGTGCGCCTGCGAAATGA
- a CDS encoding NAD(P)/FAD-dependent oxidoreductase, translating into MTRHYDIAIAGSGFGGSLLSMIAHRLGHSVVLIERGTHPRTVIGESSTPLTNLLLEELTTRYDLPTIRPLSKWGTWQQAHPQIACGLKRGFTFYHHDLEDPQPFPPDRSHQLLVAASPHDRIADTHWYRADFDHLLVREAQSLGVDYLDETTLTKITEHDSAIQFEATRHNNPITISAKLLIDATGPRGLLHHALNLGEKPLPNLPHTQALYTHFTGAGKIEPSHQAPPYPVDAAAVHHIFDGGWIWVLQFNNGITSAGIAATDALATKLNLSEGAPAWQRILTHIPALQHQFSDAKPTQPFRHIPHLSFQSAAITGKRWALLPSAAGFVDPLLSTGFPLTLTGIDRLARILNQSTDAQSFDSPSLAHELQTYAAETEADQLAATRLIAALYANMHDFPTFSALSLLYFAAVSYAETAHRLNKPELAPSFLLHTHPTFGPASKSLCERALHIATPAQAAELREDILGAIDPINVASLGNATRRNWYPVDANDLIQAAPKLNASPEDIDQLLQRCGF; encoded by the coding sequence GTGACCCGCCACTACGACATCGCCATCGCAGGCTCAGGCTTCGGAGGCTCACTCCTCAGCATGATCGCCCACCGCCTCGGCCACTCCGTCGTCCTCATCGAACGAGGCACGCACCCCCGCACAGTCATCGGCGAATCCTCCACCCCACTCACCAACCTGCTGCTCGAAGAGCTCACCACCCGCTACGATCTCCCCACCATCCGCCCGCTCAGCAAGTGGGGCACATGGCAACAAGCACACCCACAAATAGCCTGCGGTCTCAAGCGCGGCTTCACCTTCTACCATCACGATCTCGAAGACCCACAACCCTTCCCACCCGACCGCAGCCACCAACTCCTCGTCGCCGCCAGCCCGCACGACCGCATCGCCGACACCCACTGGTACCGCGCCGACTTCGATCACCTCCTCGTCCGCGAAGCCCAGTCCCTCGGCGTCGACTACCTCGACGAAACCACCCTCACCAAAATCACCGAGCACGATTCAGCAATCCAATTCGAAGCCACACGCCACAACAACCCCATCACCATCTCCGCAAAGCTCCTCATCGACGCCACCGGCCCGCGCGGCCTGCTCCACCACGCGCTCAATCTGGGTGAAAAGCCGCTCCCCAACCTCCCCCACACCCAAGCCCTCTACACCCACTTCACCGGCGCAGGCAAAATCGAACCCTCACACCAAGCCCCGCCCTATCCCGTAGACGCCGCCGCAGTCCATCACATCTTCGATGGAGGCTGGATCTGGGTCCTCCAATTCAACAACGGCATCACCAGCGCAGGCATCGCCGCCACAGACGCGCTCGCCACAAAACTCAACCTCAGCGAAGGCGCACCCGCCTGGCAACGCATCCTCACCCACATCCCCGCGCTCCAGCATCAATTCTCCGATGCAAAACCCACCCAACCCTTCCGCCACATCCCACACCTCTCCTTCCAAAGCGCAGCCATCACCGGCAAACGCTGGGCGCTTCTCCCCTCCGCCGCAGGCTTCGTCGACCCACTCCTCTCCACCGGCTTCCCACTCACCCTGACAGGCATCGACCGCCTCGCCCGCATCCTAAATCAATCGACCGACGCTCAATCATTCGACTCACCCAGCCTCGCGCACGAACTCCAAACCTACGCCGCCGAAACCGAAGCCGACCAACTCGCCGCCACCCGCCTCATCGCCGCGCTCTACGCCAACATGCACGACTTCCCCACCTTCAGCGCGCTCTCGCTGCTCTACTTCGCCGCCGTCAGCTACGCCGAAACCGCCCACCGTCTCAACAAGCCAGAACTCGCCCCATCCTTCCTCCTCCACACCCACCCGACCTTCGGTCCGGCGAGCAAAAGCCTCTGCGAACGCGCCCTCCACATCGCAACTCCCGCACAAGCCGCCGAGCTCCGCGAAGACATCCTCGGCGCCATCGACCCCATCAATGTAGCCAGCCTCGGCAACGCAACCCGCCGCAACTGGTATCCTGTCGATGCCAACGACCTCATCCAGGCCGCCCCCAAACTCAACGCCAGCCCGGAAGACATCGACCAACTCCTCCAACGCTGCGGCTTCTAA
- a CDS encoding PP2C family protein-serine/threonine phosphatase, whose protein sequence is MQGGTGARVADWVRTHIPSGLAGAAFWLALQFCVLVGLSRLPGEFGKFFGVVEFFVGVALVVVGVALAVQLVRKHMLWSLRNKLVVTYLLIGVAPVVLFATLVLISAYIAAGQFAIHLADSRLQSEVEQMSAENGHRADFLALVMNGNLPGPAAGPSTTSESVRGTDGERFKLHSTTTTYVDGARVATGTNGDSNTPFGLPLWAANLHGGEFHGMVIDGGKLYLVALNQQRLHDKRMFTVVDSMSVNSTLMDMVAAGLGRAVLFPLRIENSDETTQSGGFKRESRARTLEKAEEGHGAGGPIEGGGEVRGVNLADIRVRFLSTVAMTEWDTGAPYGVAIEVDSRPSLLYRQLFGGSLGGIVTSVIRLFLIVLCVVFALIELLALWMAIRLSKTITASVSDLYQATQQIDKGSLSHRIGVERTDQLAELSRSFNKMAESLERLIEEQKEKERLQNEISIAQEVQANLFPHHISNLKTLELHGVCRPARSVSGDYYDFLVFHEEAHNGHARRETGVGIAIGDISGKGISAALLMATLHSAVRAYRFASEELVYSESVVDGLMSSRDGRGGDCDELFHSPGRILSLLNRHLYRSTQPEKYATLFLAHYDVESSLMTYSNAGQLPPLVLGRDGAVRRLDQGGTVVGLMDGMRYEEGRVQMQPGDIMVAYSDGVTEPENDFGEFGEERMIEVIRRYRDQPLHVISTQVMHALDAWIGAAEQPDDITLVLARQM, encoded by the coding sequence ATGCAGGGCGGAACAGGAGCGCGCGTTGCGGACTGGGTGAGGACGCACATTCCTTCGGGGCTGGCGGGGGCGGCGTTCTGGCTCGCGTTGCAATTCTGTGTGCTGGTGGGATTGAGCCGGTTGCCGGGTGAGTTCGGGAAGTTCTTTGGCGTGGTGGAGTTTTTTGTTGGTGTGGCGCTGGTGGTGGTTGGTGTGGCGCTGGCGGTGCAGTTGGTGCGTAAGCACATGCTGTGGAGTCTGCGGAACAAGCTGGTAGTGACGTATCTGCTGATTGGCGTGGCGCCGGTGGTGCTGTTTGCGACGCTGGTGTTGATCTCGGCTTACATCGCGGCAGGACAGTTTGCGATTCACCTGGCGGACTCGCGGTTGCAGAGCGAAGTGGAACAGATGAGCGCGGAGAATGGGCACCGCGCGGACTTTCTGGCACTGGTGATGAATGGGAATTTGCCCGGGCCGGCTGCGGGGCCGTCGACGACAAGTGAGAGTGTGCGGGGCACGGATGGTGAGCGGTTCAAGCTGCACTCGACGACGACGACGTATGTGGATGGCGCGCGCGTGGCGACGGGAACGAATGGGGACAGCAATACTCCGTTTGGGTTGCCGCTATGGGCGGCGAACCTGCATGGCGGCGAGTTTCATGGGATGGTGATCGATGGCGGCAAGCTGTACCTGGTGGCGTTGAACCAGCAAAGGCTGCACGACAAGAGGATGTTTACGGTCGTGGACAGCATGTCGGTGAATTCGACGCTGATGGACATGGTCGCCGCGGGGCTGGGCAGGGCGGTGCTGTTTCCGCTAAGAATTGAGAACTCGGACGAGACGACGCAGAGCGGCGGGTTCAAGCGGGAGTCGCGGGCGAGGACGCTGGAGAAGGCAGAAGAGGGCCACGGCGCGGGAGGACCGATTGAGGGAGGCGGCGAGGTCCGAGGGGTGAACCTGGCGGACATTCGCGTGCGTTTTCTTTCGACGGTGGCGATGACGGAGTGGGACACGGGCGCGCCGTATGGGGTGGCGATTGAGGTGGATTCGCGGCCGTCGCTGTTGTACCGGCAGTTGTTTGGCGGATCGCTGGGCGGGATTGTGACCAGCGTGATCCGGTTGTTCCTGATTGTGCTGTGCGTGGTGTTTGCGCTGATTGAGCTGCTGGCGCTGTGGATGGCGATTCGGTTGAGCAAGACGATTACGGCTTCGGTGTCGGATCTTTATCAGGCGACGCAGCAGATTGATAAAGGATCTCTGAGCCACAGGATTGGTGTCGAGCGTACGGACCAGCTTGCGGAGCTGAGCCGGTCGTTCAACAAGATGGCTGAGTCGCTGGAACGGCTGATCGAAGAGCAGAAGGAAAAGGAGCGGTTGCAGAACGAGATCTCGATTGCGCAGGAGGTGCAGGCGAACCTGTTTCCGCACCACATCTCGAATTTGAAGACGCTGGAGCTGCATGGGGTTTGCAGGCCGGCGCGGTCGGTGAGCGGAGACTACTACGACTTCCTGGTGTTTCACGAGGAGGCGCACAATGGGCATGCGCGGCGCGAGACGGGTGTGGGGATTGCAATTGGCGATATCAGCGGGAAGGGAATTTCGGCTGCACTGCTGATGGCGACGCTGCACTCGGCGGTGCGGGCGTACAGGTTTGCGAGCGAGGAGCTGGTGTACAGCGAGTCGGTAGTGGATGGGCTGATGTCCAGCCGCGATGGGCGTGGGGGTGATTGCGATGAGCTGTTTCATTCGCCGGGGCGGATTCTGTCGTTGCTGAACAGGCATCTTTACCGGAGCACGCAGCCGGAGAAGTACGCGACGCTGTTTTTAGCGCACTATGATGTGGAGTCGTCGTTGATGACGTACTCGAATGCGGGACAGTTGCCGCCGCTGGTGCTGGGACGCGACGGCGCTGTGCGCAGGCTCGACCAGGGTGGGACGGTGGTAGGGCTGATGGACGGGATGCGGTATGAAGAAGGCCGTGTGCAGATGCAGCCGGGCGACATTATGGTTGCGTATTCGGATGGGGTGACGGAGCCGGAGAATGACTTCGGCGAGTTTGGCGAAGAGCGGATGATTGAAGTTATTCGGCGCTATAGGGACCAGCCTCTGCATGTGATTTCGACGCAGGTGATGCATGCGCTGGACGCGTGGATTGGCGCGGCGGAGCAGCCGGACGATATTACGCTGGTGTTGGCGCGGCAGATGTAA
- a CDS encoding YihY/virulence factor BrkB family protein, with the protein MSSNLSDKSAASAQKSAEPQAKPIEQVRPVVPSDGLGARLAALARYMMRTEVHTYAFSVAANAILSLFPFIVLLLSITRNVFHSRTMEIVVSDMMKTFLPVGQDFVMRNMQLLTHPHKGTEVFSLVMLLITSTGVFLPLEVALNNVWGVKKNRSYLHNQGISLGLAFAVGLLALGSVASTAGQQAILSWVFFGHTQNLVYRFMSFWFLRFSAGFASILLFFLIYWILPYRKVPARAVLPTAIVVGLLWALARHIYIWALPWIDFQSIYGPFYISVGLMMWAFLSGLLLLAGAHFSATRYTLRLARQAKAEE; encoded by the coding sequence ATGTCGTCGAATCTTTCGGACAAGAGCGCTGCTTCTGCGCAAAAGAGCGCGGAGCCGCAGGCGAAACCTATCGAACAGGTTCGGCCCGTTGTCCCGTCGGATGGGCTTGGCGCGCGGCTTGCGGCGCTGGCTCGCTACATGATGCGGACCGAGGTGCATACCTATGCGTTCAGCGTCGCGGCGAATGCGATCCTCTCGCTGTTTCCGTTTATTGTGCTGCTGCTTTCGATTACGCGTAATGTGTTTCATTCGCGGACGATGGAGATCGTTGTCAGCGACATGATGAAGACGTTTCTGCCGGTGGGGCAGGATTTTGTGATGCGGAATATGCAACTGTTGACGCATCCGCATAAAGGGACTGAAGTCTTTTCGCTGGTGATGCTGCTGATTACTTCAACGGGCGTGTTTTTGCCGCTGGAGGTGGCGCTGAACAACGTCTGGGGCGTGAAGAAAAACCGCAGCTATCTGCATAATCAAGGGATTTCGCTAGGACTCGCATTTGCGGTGGGTTTGCTGGCGCTGGGCTCGGTGGCTTCGACGGCAGGGCAGCAGGCGATTCTGTCCTGGGTGTTCTTTGGACACACGCAGAATCTGGTTTACCGGTTTATGTCGTTCTGGTTTTTGAGATTTTCGGCAGGGTTTGCGAGTATCCTGCTGTTCTTCTTGATTTATTGGATTTTGCCCTACAGGAAGGTGCCAGCGCGGGCGGTGCTGCCGACGGCGATTGTGGTGGGACTGCTGTGGGCGCTGGCGCGGCACATCTATATATGGGCGCTGCCGTGGATTGACTTCCAGTCGATTTATGGACCGTTCTATATTTCTGTTGGGCTGATGATGTGGGCGTTTCTGTCGGGGCTGCTATTGTTGGCGGGAGCGCATTTTTCGGCTACGCGGTATACGCTGCGCCTGGCGCGGCAGGCAAAGGCGGAGGAGTAA
- a CDS encoding YncE family protein: protein MKRIFMTLALCISAGVLSATAQTNWQVTNTFHIGGEGGWDYVTIDAPQHRLFVTRATHTLAIDEDSGKVLGDIPGQVRSHGVALVPKLGRGFITDGGGSGAIIIFDLKTYAVLGRIPTMPDSDGIIYDRKLDKVIAVSGDGNALMTFSPDIDPKNGKIDPPIDLGGAPEFLASDGNGKVYVNLENKDLVAVVDLHSRKVIARWPVAPGGHPVGMAIDRAGHHLFIGCRNPHVLVVMNTDNGKVEASLPIGTGVDATQFADGHAFASCGDGTLIVASEKNGTWEVDQTVKTAAGARTMGLDRRTGQIFLPTAEMQPNGTGRPRPKPGTFMIVEVGRK, encoded by the coding sequence ATGAAGCGGATTTTCATGACTCTCGCGCTATGCATCAGCGCAGGAGTCCTGTCTGCCACCGCGCAGACCAACTGGCAGGTAACAAACACCTTCCACATCGGCGGCGAAGGCGGCTGGGACTACGTCACCATCGACGCGCCGCAGCATCGGCTCTTCGTTACCCGTGCAACCCACACCCTGGCCATCGACGAAGACTCCGGCAAAGTGCTCGGCGACATACCCGGACAGGTCCGCTCCCACGGCGTGGCCTTGGTTCCGAAGCTGGGCCGCGGCTTCATCACCGACGGTGGCGGCAGCGGGGCCATCATCATCTTCGATCTCAAAACCTACGCCGTGCTCGGCCGCATCCCCACCATGCCCGACTCCGACGGCATCATCTACGACCGCAAGCTCGACAAAGTCATCGCCGTCTCCGGCGACGGCAACGCCCTCATGACCTTCAGCCCCGACATCGACCCGAAGAACGGCAAGATTGACCCGCCCATCGATCTCGGCGGCGCGCCCGAGTTCCTCGCATCCGACGGCAACGGCAAAGTCTACGTCAATCTCGAAAACAAGGACCTCGTCGCGGTCGTCGATCTGCACTCGCGCAAAGTCATCGCCCGCTGGCCCGTCGCTCCCGGAGGCCACCCCGTAGGCATGGCCATCGATCGCGCAGGACACCACCTCTTCATCGGTTGCCGCAATCCGCACGTGCTCGTCGTCATGAACACCGACAACGGCAAGGTCGAAGCATCGCTGCCGATCGGTACCGGCGTCGACGCGACGCAGTTCGCCGACGGCCACGCATTTGCCAGCTGCGGCGACGGCACGCTCATCGTAGCCTCCGAGAAGAACGGCACGTGGGAAGTCGACCAGACAGTAAAAACCGCGGCAGGCGCCCGCACCATGGGACTTGACCGGAGAACCGGCCAGATATTCCTACCCACGGCTGAGATGCAACCAAACGGCACAGGTCGCCCCAGGCCCAAACCTGGAACCTTCATGATCGTAGAAGTCGGACGCAAGTAG
- a CDS encoding asparagine synthase-related protein, with translation MNHYIERVVDLIEPEYNNLYNLTLDEARALLFSQPAEAIRTIHGSFALLAKSGKNVRMVRSLDRPMRYFLAKRAEGPALIVASRIDTIYNWLRAEGLDSQFHPSYTRMVPAHHIVDIQLIGCPDPDPVYTRFFTPVSAALPADLDHIGHAYISAVAEEIAQWLQRIPAAEPIGVAFSGGIDSGSVFLTTYHVMRKLGMNPSRLKAFTLDLGNGPDVEQARSFLQAVDLELFLEPIEADAATLNAAETIRITEDYKPLDIESATMALALCRGIRARYPDWLHLIDGDGGDENLKDYPIEENPELTITSVINNRMLYQEGWGVGKIKHSLTYSGGLSRSYTRTYAPAHHFGFQGFSPFTRSEVIAVAEAIPFIDITQYNVPRLYELKGEIVSRGIASVTGMKMPVFPKRRFQHGALPEDSMRRRLPYREAEYRKQFLSLYQ, from the coding sequence ATGAACCACTACATCGAACGCGTCGTCGACCTCATCGAGCCCGAGTACAACAACCTCTACAACCTCACCCTCGACGAGGCCCGCGCCCTGCTCTTCAGCCAGCCCGCCGAAGCCATCCGCACCATCCACGGCTCCTTCGCCCTCCTCGCCAAATCCGGCAAGAACGTCCGCATGGTCCGCTCGCTCGACCGCCCCATGCGCTACTTCCTCGCCAAGCGCGCAGAAGGCCCCGCACTCATCGTCGCCTCGCGCATCGACACCATCTACAACTGGCTCCGCGCCGAAGGCCTCGACTCCCAATTCCACCCCAGCTACACCCGCATGGTGCCCGCGCACCACATCGTCGACATCCAGCTCATCGGCTGCCCCGACCCCGACCCCGTCTACACCCGCTTCTTCACACCCGTCTCCGCCGCGCTGCCCGCCGACCTCGACCACATCGGCCACGCCTACATCTCCGCCGTCGCCGAAGAGATCGCGCAGTGGCTCCAGCGCATCCCCGCCGCCGAACCCATCGGCGTCGCGTTCTCCGGAGGCATCGACAGCGGCAGCGTCTTCCTCACCACCTACCACGTCATGCGCAAGCTCGGCATGAACCCTTCACGCCTCAAAGCCTTCACGCTCGACCTCGGCAACGGTCCCGACGTCGAGCAAGCCCGCTCCTTCCTCCAAGCCGTCGACCTCGAACTCTTCCTCGAACCCATCGAAGCCGATGCCGCCACACTCAACGCCGCCGAGACCATCCGCATCACCGAAGACTACAAGCCCCTCGACATCGAATCCGCCACCATGGCTCTCGCTCTATGCCGAGGCATCCGCGCCCGCTACCCCGACTGGCTGCACCTCATCGACGGCGACGGCGGCGACGAAAACCTCAAAGACTATCCCATCGAAGAAAACCCCGAGCTCACCATCACCAGCGTCATTAACAACCGAATGCTCTACCAGGAAGGCTGGGGCGTCGGCAAAATCAAACACTCGCTCACCTACTCCGGCGGACTCAGCCGCTCCTACACCCGCACCTACGCGCCCGCGCACCACTTCGGCTTCCAGGGCTTCAGTCCCTTCACGCGCTCCGAAGTCATCGCCGTAGCCGAAGCCATCCCCTTCATCGACATCACCCAATACAACGTCCCGCGCCTCTACGAACTCAAAGGCGAGATCGTCTCCCGCGGCATCGCCTCCGTCACCGGCATGAAGATGCCCGTCTTCCCCAAACGCCGCTTCCAGCACGGCGCACTCCCGGAAGACTCGATGCGTCGACGCCTCCCCTATCGCGAAGCCGAGTACCGCAAACAATTCCTCTCGCTCTACCAATGA
- a CDS encoding radical SAM protein, translated as MSTYPASTAARDQWIIAQRPDRNHLDPLRPYAFLVEDERSAENEIVPVATIFLTNRECPFRCVMCDLWKNTLTTTVPTGAIPAQIQYALSQLPPSRQIKLYNAGSFFDPQAIPPEDYAAIATQTVHFERVIVECHPSLANQRCLQFKSNLTGKLEVAMGLETAHPEVLTQLNKRMTLDQFKRAADFLQQNEIALRVFILVQPPFMREEESLEWAARSLDFAFNSGATAATLIPTRAGNGAMEHLQIIGQFSPPKLSTLEAAANYGLTLNRGRVFTDLWDAKPTCPHCGPQRIERLHQMNLHQTILAPIECSTCEGRT; from the coding sequence ATGAGCACCTACCCCGCATCGACTGCCGCACGCGATCAATGGATCATCGCCCAACGCCCCGATCGCAACCATCTCGACCCACTACGCCCCTATGCCTTCCTCGTCGAAGACGAACGCTCCGCCGAAAACGAAATCGTCCCCGTAGCCACCATCTTCCTCACCAACCGCGAGTGCCCATTCCGCTGCGTGATGTGCGACCTCTGGAAGAACACACTCACCACAACCGTCCCTACCGGAGCCATCCCCGCACAAATCCAATACGCACTCTCGCAGCTCCCACCATCCCGCCAAATCAAGCTCTACAACGCCGGCAGCTTCTTCGACCCGCAAGCCATCCCACCCGAAGACTACGCCGCCATCGCCACGCAAACAGTCCACTTCGAGCGAGTTATCGTCGAGTGCCACCCATCGCTCGCAAATCAAAGATGCTTGCAATTCAAAAGTAACCTCACCGGCAAGCTCGAAGTAGCCATGGGCCTCGAAACCGCCCACCCCGAAGTCCTCACCCAGCTCAACAAGCGCATGACGCTCGACCAGTTCAAGCGCGCCGCAGACTTCCTCCAGCAAAACGAAATCGCCCTCCGCGTCTTCATCCTCGTCCAGCCACCATTCATGCGCGAAGAAGAATCGCTCGAATGGGCTGCCCGCTCACTCGACTTCGCCTTCAACTCCGGAGCCACCGCCGCCACCCTCATCCCCACCCGCGCAGGCAACGGCGCAATGGAACACCTCCAAATCATCGGCCAATTTTCCCCACCAAAACTCAGCACTCTCGAAGCCGCAGCAAACTACGGCCTCACCCTCAACCGTGGCCGAGTCTTCACCGACCTCTGGGACGCAAAGCCCACCTGCCCACACTGCGGCCCGCAACGCATCGAGCGCCTCCACCAGATGAACCTGCACCAGACCATCCTCGCGCCGATCGAATGCTCCACGTGCGAGGGCCGCACGTGA
- a CDS encoding sugar porter family MFS transporter, which produces MAINSYVIKSTVVGALGGLLFGFDTAVISGTTNALTQTYHLSPTLLGVTVSSALVGTVIGAMSAGIPGQKYGRRDSLRVMAFFYVVSALGCALAWNWPALIFFRFIGGLGIGGSSVLGPMYIAEISPPEWRGRLVGFFQVNIVVGILLAYMSNAIIDTMRLGAMEWRWQLGISAVPAVLFLIALFGIPRSPRWLVMKARLDEALEVLHLTGVTKAKEELDEIVASVHLERSGSSDPLFSKQYRFPVFLAITVGMFCQLSGINAILYYLNDIFAFAGASKVSGALQAVAVGAMNLVATLVAMSVIDKFGRKKLLLVGTAGLVVCLAGVSYIFEAHKHLDWLVWLLMAYIACFAISQGAVVWVYISEVFPNRVRAKGQALGSSSHWVTNAIISLVFPIMAGSSGAYPFMFFAVMMVVDFFMILRYYPETKGISLEQVQHSFGID; this is translated from the coding sequence ATGGCGATCAATTCTTATGTGATTAAAAGCACCGTGGTGGGCGCGCTGGGCGGTCTACTGTTCGGCTTCGACACGGCGGTGATCTCAGGCACGACGAATGCGCTGACTCAGACCTATCATCTTTCTCCTACGCTGCTGGGCGTAACGGTTTCGAGCGCGCTGGTGGGCACGGTGATTGGCGCGATGTCCGCGGGTATTCCAGGGCAGAAGTATGGGCGGCGCGACAGCCTGCGGGTGATGGCGTTTTTTTATGTTGTCTCGGCGCTGGGTTGCGCGCTGGCGTGGAACTGGCCGGCGCTGATCTTCTTTCGGTTTATCGGCGGGCTGGGGATTGGCGGATCTTCGGTGCTGGGGCCGATGTATATCGCTGAGATCTCGCCGCCGGAGTGGCGTGGACGGCTGGTGGGGTTCTTTCAGGTGAACATCGTGGTCGGCATTCTGCTGGCGTATATGTCGAACGCGATCATCGACACGATGCGCCTGGGTGCGATGGAGTGGCGATGGCAGCTTGGCATCTCGGCGGTGCCTGCGGTGCTGTTTTTGATTGCGCTGTTTGGGATTCCGCGCAGCCCGCGCTGGCTGGTGATGAAGGCGCGGCTGGATGAAGCGCTGGAGGTGCTGCACCTGACGGGCGTGACGAAGGCGAAGGAAGAGCTGGATGAGATTGTGGCTTCGGTCCACCTGGAGCGGAGCGGTTCGAGCGATCCGCTGTTCTCGAAGCAGTATCGGTTTCCGGTGTTTCTGGCGATTACGGTGGGGATGTTCTGCCAGTTGTCGGGCATCAATGCGATTCTTTACTACCTGAACGACATCTTTGCGTTTGCAGGTGCGAGCAAGGTTTCGGGCGCGCTGCAGGCTGTGGCCGTGGGCGCGATGAACCTGGTGGCGACGCTGGTGGCGATGTCGGTGATTGATAAGTTTGGGCGCAAGAAGCTGCTGCTGGTGGGTACGGCAGGGCTGGTGGTGTGTCTGGCGGGCGTGTCGTATATCTTTGAGGCGCACAAGCATCTGGACTGGCTGGTGTGGCTGCTGATGGCGTACATTGCCTGCTTTGCGATCTCGCAGGGAGCGGTGGTCTGGGTGTACATCAGCGAGGTGTTTCCGAACCGCGTGAGGGCGAAGGGGCAGGCGCTGGGCAGCTCGTCGCACTGGGTGACGAATGCGATTATCTCGCTGGTGTTTCCGATTATGGCGGGGTCGAGCGGCGCGTATCCGTTTATGTTTTTCGCGGTGATGATGGTCGTCGACTTCTTCATGATTCTGCGGTACTACCCGGAGACAAAGGGGATTTCGCTGGAGCAGGTGCAGCATAGCTTCGGCATTGACTAG